The Kineothrix sp. MB12-C1 genome includes a window with the following:
- a CDS encoding DUF5659 domain-containing protein, which yields MIQSLSMANWLCGNGHKIIKVEDSSKNPELKVFLFEDTIALRSTMKYFRKEV from the coding sequence ATGATTCAATCGCTGTCGATGGCTAATTGGTTATGTGGAAATGGACACAAAATTATTAAAGTAGAGGATAGTAGTAAAAATCCTGAGCTGAAGGTATTTCTTTTTGAAGATACTATTGCTTTGAGAAGTACGATGAAATATTTCCGTAAGGAGGTGTAA
- a CDS encoding DEAD/DEAH box helicase family protein translates to MSNSSQKKWVSDIIKNDYKSWESEFVILDCGTGCGKTYFCITILGMYAKNKERKILYLCNRSELRKEVFNEINFYGLKNIVWVETYQTLQKKIQQKMKIPYYDYIVVDECHYFTTDAKFNDYTDISYDYLMKQKQSVVLWVSATAKIFFNYLENKNKVKKKNIYRISKDYTYVKNVYFYQKDELSTIINDVLENELDSKIVVFCNSANRMKEMNKIYGDTANYFCSKSTTSMELKKICGYDTKSNIISNSIKQLPDGRSTFEKRILFTTTVLDNGVNLKDEKIKHIFSEIFDADSMIQSLGRKRSLTKDDLCTFYIREYKPKAIQGLLNINNSQLEPVFSYKNDYDNFFKEYGTGKKRRRLSKNRIFYSFFTEDKKSKIKINDCRYRKYEQDNNILLQMRDIGYVPIIRDFLGEDLSSKCEHMVVDVRKIDIFLEYLKSIEGIQLFSENIDRIKEEFETIGVKLRYSRGINTFNGSLDDVYKDLYKHRFYNTDIDGKTLIDKRRKLDDGSINPNRDKRYWILECR, encoded by the coding sequence TTGTCAAATAGTAGTCAAAAAAAATGGGTATCAGATATTATTAAGAATGATTATAAATCATGGGAAAGTGAATTTGTAATATTAGATTGTGGAACTGGATGTGGAAAAACTTATTTTTGCATAACAATTCTAGGAATGTATGCAAAAAACAAGGAAAGAAAAATATTGTATCTCTGTAATCGAAGCGAACTGCGCAAAGAAGTGTTTAATGAGATTAATTTTTATGGGTTAAAGAATATTGTATGGGTTGAAACTTATCAAACATTACAAAAGAAGATTCAGCAAAAAATGAAAATCCCATACTATGATTATATTGTAGTTGATGAATGTCATTACTTTACAACAGATGCAAAATTCAATGACTATACGGATATATCATATGATTATTTGATGAAACAAAAGCAATCAGTTGTGTTATGGGTAAGTGCAACGGCAAAAATATTTTTTAATTATTTAGAAAACAAAAATAAAGTAAAAAAGAAAAATATATATAGAATTAGTAAGGACTATACCTATGTTAAAAATGTTTATTTCTACCAAAAAGATGAACTTTCAACAATCATAAATGATGTCCTAGAAAACGAGCTAGATAGTAAAATTGTAGTGTTCTGTAACTCTGCAAATAGAATGAAGGAAATGAACAAGATATATGGAGACACTGCTAATTATTTTTGTTCTAAGAGTACTACGAGCATGGAGCTAAAGAAAATTTGTGGATATGATACAAAAAGTAATATTATCTCTAATAGTATAAAACAATTGCCTGATGGGAGAAGCACTTTTGAAAAAAGAATACTATTTACAACAACAGTGTTGGATAATGGGGTAAATTTGAAGGATGAGAAGATTAAGCACATATTCAGTGAGATTTTTGATGCGGATTCTATGATTCAGTCACTTGGAAGAAAGAGAAGTCTTACTAAAGACGATCTTTGCACATTTTATATAAGAGAGTATAAACCTAAAGCAATACAGGGATTACTTAATATCAATAATTCACAGTTAGAGCCAGTCTTTTCTTATAAAAATGATTATGATAATTTCTTTAAAGAATATGGTACCGGAAAGAAACGTAGGCGATTGAGCAAAAATAGGATATTTTATTCATTTTTTACTGAGGACAAAAAAAGTAAAATAAAAATAAATGATTGTAGATATAGGAAATATGAGCAGGATAATAATATTTTATTACAAATGCGTGATATTGGTTATGTACCCATTATAAGAGACTTTTTAGGAGAAGATTTATCTTCTAAATGTGAACATATGGTTGTTGATGTTAGGAAAATTGATATATTTTTAGAATACCTTAAATCTATAGAAGGGATACAATTGTTTTCAGAAAACATAGATCGTATTAAAGAAGAATTTGAGACTATAGGCGTGAAACTAAGGTACAGTAGGGGGATCAATACTTTTAATGGATCATTAGATGATGTATATAAAGATTTATATAAACATAGGTTTTATAATACAGATATAGACGGAAAAACACTAATTGATAAAAGAAGAAAGTTAGATGATGGTAGTATTAATCCAAACAGAGATAAGAGATACTGGATATTAGAATGTAGATGA